Proteins encoded together in one Chitinophaga sp. LS1 window:
- a CDS encoding sodium/sugar symporter, which translates to MQKSLQFLDYVVFLVYFAIVAGYGIYIYQKKKRKTTDSKDFFLAEGSLTWWAIGASLIASNISAEQFIGMAGSGFNIGLAISTYEWMAAATLIIVAVFFLPIYLKNKIYTMPQFLLRRYNQTVSTIMAVFWLLLYVVVNLTSILYLGALAINTISGIDFNVCMILLAVFAVFITLGGMKVIGYTDVIQVFFLILGGLATTYLALNLVSEHFGTTGVLKGFHLMTEHAGDHFHMILDKKDPHYLDLPGLSILVGGMWIVNLNYWGCNQYITQRALGADLKTARSGLLFAGFLKLLMPLIVVIPGIAAYVLHSRGLFQAEMVKGGELNPDNAYPVLMNLLPIGMKGLAFAALTAAVVASLAGKANSISTIFTLDIYKEHFAKNADEKHVVRTGKIVVVVAMILAIIISPFLGIDKKGGFQFIQEYTGFVSPGIFAMFLLGFFWKRTTSGAALFAMIGGFTLSIILKFLPGWADLSALNSIGFSVPAANGIYEIPFLDRMGIVFVVCVIGMILISLVAPAKVKVAGAEMVDESKGLEVDASMFRTSMPFAITAILICGILVALYTIFW; encoded by the coding sequence ATGCAAAAGAGTTTACAATTCCTCGATTATGTTGTCTTTTTGGTGTATTTCGCGATAGTTGCCGGTTACGGTATATATATCTACCAGAAAAAGAAACGAAAAACTACTGACTCCAAAGACTTTTTCCTGGCAGAAGGATCCCTTACATGGTGGGCCATTGGTGCTTCCCTGATCGCTTCCAACATCTCTGCGGAGCAGTTTATTGGTATGGCCGGTTCCGGTTTTAATATAGGTCTGGCGATTTCCACTTACGAATGGATGGCTGCTGCTACCCTGATTATCGTAGCGGTATTTTTCCTCCCTATTTACCTGAAAAACAAGATTTATACCATGCCGCAGTTCCTGCTGCGCAGGTATAACCAGACAGTGAGTACCATTATGGCGGTATTCTGGTTGCTACTGTATGTAGTGGTGAACCTGACCTCCATCCTGTACCTGGGAGCACTGGCAATCAATACTATTTCAGGGATTGACTTTAATGTTTGTATGATATTGCTGGCCGTCTTTGCCGTGTTTATCACGCTGGGTGGTATGAAAGTAATTGGTTATACAGACGTGATCCAGGTATTCTTCCTGATCCTGGGTGGTCTGGCTACAACTTACCTGGCCCTGAACCTGGTATCTGAGCATTTCGGCACAACTGGTGTGCTCAAAGGTTTCCACCTGATGACAGAACATGCTGGTGATCACTTCCATATGATCCTGGACAAAAAAGATCCTCACTACCTGGATCTGCCTGGATTATCTATCCTGGTAGGTGGTATGTGGATTGTAAACTTAAACTATTGGGGTTGTAACCAATATATTACACAGCGTGCATTGGGTGCTGATCTGAAAACAGCGCGTTCTGGTCTGCTCTTCGCAGGTTTCCTGAAACTCCTGATGCCACTGATCGTGGTAATTCCTGGTATCGCTGCTTATGTATTGCATAGCCGCGGTCTATTCCAGGCAGAAATGGTGAAGGGTGGTGAACTCAATCCTGACAATGCTTATCCGGTGTTAATGAACCTGTTGCCAATTGGTATGAAGGGACTGGCTTTTGCTGCGCTGACAGCTGCGGTAGTTGCTTCCCTGGCTGGTAAAGCAAACAGTATTTCTACCATCTTCACACTGGATATCTATAAAGAACACTTTGCGAAAAATGCGGATGAAAAGCATGTGGTACGAACAGGTAAAATCGTGGTAGTTGTTGCGATGATCCTGGCGATTATCATTTCTCCATTCCTGGGTATTGATAAGAAAGGTGGTTTCCAGTTTATACAGGAATACACTGGTTTCGTATCACCGGGTATCTTTGCGATGTTCCTGCTGGGATTCTTCTGGAAACGTACGACTTCAGGTGCAGCGCTGTTTGCAATGATCGGTGGTTTTACACTGTCTATCATCCTGAAGTTCCTGCCAGGTTGGGCGGATCTTTCTGCTTTGAATAGCATCGGTTTCTCCGTACCGGCAGCAAACGGTATCTATGAAATTCCGTTCCTGGATCGTATGGGTATTGTATTCGTGGTGTGTGTGATTGGTATGATCCTGATTTCACTGGTAGCTCCTGCTAAGGTGAAAGTGGCGGGTGCAGAAATGGTAGATGAGTCTAAAGGTCTGGAAGTGGATGCTTCTATGTTCAGGACTTCTATGCCATTTGCCATCACAGCGATTTTGATCTGTGGTATCCTGGTAGCATTATATACCATTTTCTGGTAA
- a CDS encoding xylulokinase: MRYTIGYDIGSSSVKAALLDTDTGKCVATAISPAQEMPMHAPVAGWAEQDPEMWWQEVQNATKKLQQIHPFDGSAVAGIGIAYQMHGLVCVDKDQQVLRPAIIWCDSRAVEIGNTAFEKLGPNWCLQYLLNSPGNFTASKLRWVQEYEPAIYERIDKVMLPGDFIAMRLTGDAATTISGLSEGIFWDFSQHQVSPVLLKHYGISEKLLSDVVPTFGLQGKVTAQAASLLGLAPGTPVTYRAGDQPNNAFSLNVLQPGEAATTAGTSGVVYAVHDHIAFDAQSRVNTFIHVNDTATAHRNGVLMCLNGTGILNSWMRQLVGKPSYEEMNALAAVAPVGSRGLKIYPFGNGAERILANKEIGAEFKGLNFNIHGREHMLRATQEGIVFALKYGMDIMQDMGLNISRVRAGHANMFLSPLFREIFANTADVVIELYNTDGAQGAARAAGVGAGLYAVEDAFKGMECLATIEPEANNPYKGIYEEWLQGLKF, translated from the coding sequence ATGAGGTATACGATTGGTTATGATATAGGATCGTCTTCAGTAAAGGCGGCCCTGCTGGATACTGATACAGGAAAATGTGTGGCTACGGCTATCAGCCCTGCCCAGGAAATGCCCATGCATGCGCCGGTGGCGGGATGGGCAGAACAGGATCCTGAGATGTGGTGGCAGGAAGTTCAAAATGCAACGAAAAAGTTACAACAAATTCACCCTTTTGATGGATCGGCAGTAGCTGGTATAGGCATTGCCTATCAGATGCATGGGCTGGTATGTGTGGATAAGGATCAGCAGGTTTTGCGTCCTGCAATAATCTGGTGCGACAGCAGGGCAGTTGAAATAGGGAATACAGCTTTTGAAAAACTGGGCCCTAACTGGTGTCTGCAATATCTCTTAAACTCTCCCGGAAATTTTACAGCTTCTAAATTACGTTGGGTACAGGAGTATGAACCTGCCATTTATGAGCGCATTGACAAAGTGATGCTCCCTGGCGATTTCATTGCTATGCGCCTCACGGGTGATGCAGCTACGACTATTTCTGGTTTGTCTGAAGGGATCTTCTGGGATTTTAGCCAGCACCAGGTATCGCCGGTGTTGCTGAAACATTATGGTATCAGTGAGAAGCTGTTGTCAGATGTGGTTCCTACTTTTGGATTACAAGGCAAGGTGACTGCGCAGGCAGCATCGTTGCTGGGATTGGCGCCAGGTACACCGGTCACTTACCGTGCGGGTGACCAACCGAATAATGCTTTTTCCCTGAATGTATTACAACCTGGTGAAGCTGCGACTACAGCAGGTACTTCGGGTGTGGTATATGCAGTACATGATCATATTGCATTTGATGCACAGAGCAGGGTAAATACTTTCATACATGTGAATGATACAGCCACTGCACATCGTAATGGCGTACTTATGTGTTTGAATGGTACGGGTATTCTGAATAGCTGGATGCGACAACTGGTAGGCAAACCATCTTACGAAGAGATGAATGCACTTGCCGCAGTAGCACCTGTAGGTTCACGTGGATTGAAGATTTATCCGTTTGGCAATGGTGCAGAACGTATTCTTGCTAACAAGGAGATTGGTGCGGAGTTCAAAGGACTCAACTTCAATATTCATGGCAGGGAACATATGCTACGTGCCACACAGGAAGGGATTGTATTTGCACTGAAATACGGGATGGATATTATGCAGGATATGGGATTGAATATTTCACGGGTGAGAGCCGGTCATGCGAATATGTTCCTGAGTCCATTATTCAGAGAGATATTTGCAAATACGGCTGATGTGGTGATTGAGTTGTACAATACAGATGGTGCGCAGGGCGCTGCAAGAGCAGCGGGTGTGGGCGCTGGATTGTATGCAGTGGAGGATGCATTTAAGGGGATGGAGTGTCTGGCTACAATAGAGCCGGAGGCGAATAATCCATATAAGGGTATTTATGAAGAGTGGCTGCAGGGATTGAAATTTTAA
- the xylA gene encoding xylose isomerase: protein MSITIGNKEYFKGIGKIAYEGPQSNNPFAYKWYDENRKIGGKTMKELFRFAVSYWHTFCGTGGDPFGPGTKQFPWLTAPDAVQSAKDKMDAAFEFITKLGLPYYCFHDVDLVDEGANIAEYESRMQAIVAYAKEKQKASGVKLLWGTANVFSNPRYMNGASTNPDFSVVAYAGTQVKNSLDATIALDGENYVFWGGREGYMTLLNTDMKREQDHLAKFLGMARDYARKQGFKGTFFIEPKPCEPTKHQYDYDSATVIGFLRHYGLDKDFKLNIEVNHATLAGHTFQHELQVAVDGGFLGSIDANRGDTQNGWDTDQFPMNLNDLIEAMLVILPAGGFAGGGVNFDAKARRNSTDLEDIFHAHIGGIDSFARAAIVAEKILEQSAYKQFRKDRYASFDTGKGKEFEDGKLTLEDLRSIAIANGEPKMISGRQEWLENIINQYI from the coding sequence ATGAGCATTACAATTGGAAACAAGGAATACTTCAAAGGCATTGGGAAAATCGCCTATGAAGGTCCTCAGTCAAACAACCCATTTGCTTACAAATGGTATGATGAGAACAGAAAGATCGGTGGTAAAACCATGAAGGAACTCTTCCGGTTTGCGGTGTCTTACTGGCATACCTTCTGCGGAACTGGTGGCGACCCATTCGGTCCGGGCACCAAACAATTCCCATGGCTTACAGCGCCAGATGCTGTGCAGAGTGCAAAAGACAAAATGGATGCAGCGTTTGAATTCATCACCAAACTAGGTCTTCCTTACTACTGCTTCCACGATGTAGACCTGGTAGACGAAGGTGCAAACATTGCTGAATACGAAAGCCGCATGCAGGCAATCGTAGCGTATGCAAAAGAAAAACAAAAAGCCAGCGGCGTAAAACTGCTATGGGGTACTGCGAATGTATTCAGCAACCCCCGCTATATGAACGGTGCCAGCACCAACCCTGACTTTTCTGTAGTTGCGTATGCAGGTACCCAGGTAAAGAACTCCCTGGATGCGACCATCGCACTGGATGGTGAAAACTATGTATTCTGGGGGGGGCGTGAAGGCTATATGACCCTGCTGAACACTGATATGAAGCGTGAGCAGGACCACCTGGCAAAATTCCTTGGCATGGCGCGTGACTATGCACGCAAACAAGGTTTCAAAGGTACGTTCTTCATCGAACCTAAACCTTGTGAGCCTACCAAACACCAGTACGATTACGATTCAGCTACGGTGATCGGTTTCCTCCGTCACTATGGTCTGGACAAGGATTTTAAACTGAACATTGAAGTAAATCATGCTACACTGGCAGGCCATACCTTCCAGCATGAACTGCAGGTAGCAGTTGATGGTGGTTTCCTGGGTAGCATTGATGCGAACCGTGGTGATACACAAAATGGTTGGGATACTGACCAGTTCCCAATGAACCTGAATGACCTGATCGAAGCGATGCTGGTGATATTACCAGCGGGTGGATTTGCAGGTGGTGGTGTGAACTTCGATGCGAAAGCACGTCGTAACTCTACAGATCTGGAAGACATTTTCCATGCACACATTGGTGGCATCGATTCATTTGCACGTGCAGCGATTGTAGCTGAAAAGATCCTGGAACAGTCTGCTTACAAACAATTCCGTAAAGACCGTTATGCATCATTTGATACCGGTAAAGGAAAGGAATTTGAAGATGGTAAACTGACACTGGAAGATCTGCGCAGCATTGCAATTGCGAATGGCGAGCCAAAGATGATCAGTGGCAGACAGGAATGGTTAGAAAATATCATCAATCAGTATATCTAA
- a CDS encoding aldose 1-epimerase — protein MFSIQSYHQSGFDIIALIDGDTGTRAEIIPAHSALLHAFKIPYGENFLNIIDSYESLDDYKLNLPEYYKSAKLSPFACRIPSGTYRWEEQDYTIVKTLSSGNAIHGLLFDVPFEVVSQKADEKGAVLTLRHTYTGNDAGYPFPYDCEVKYHLEPGQQLRISTFILNNADRPIPVMDGWHPYFSTGTPVDELELQFASEQIVEFNAQLIPTGNVLPYDRFLEAQSLAGIPLDNSFVLDFSRHSALATLRDPRKRVLIHFYPEPCYPILQIYIPNHRNSIAIEHLTGAPNAFNNGMGLVTLEPGEERVFSTAITAIAY, from the coding sequence ATGTTTTCCATTCAATCATATCATCAGTCGGGCTTTGATATTATCGCTCTTATCGACGGCGACACTGGTACACGGGCAGAGATCATTCCGGCACACAGCGCATTGCTGCATGCCTTTAAAATACCATATGGAGAAAATTTCCTGAACATCATCGATAGTTATGAAAGTCTGGACGACTACAAGTTGAACCTGCCGGAATACTATAAGAGTGCCAAGCTAAGTCCTTTCGCTTGTCGCATTCCTTCCGGCACCTATCGCTGGGAAGAACAGGATTACACTATTGTGAAAACACTCAGTTCCGGCAATGCCATTCATGGTCTGCTCTTCGATGTTCCGTTTGAGGTAGTGAGCCAGAAAGCTGATGAAAAAGGTGCGGTGCTGACATTGCGCCATACTTATACTGGGAATGATGCAGGATATCCGTTCCCCTATGACTGTGAGGTGAAGTATCACCTGGAACCCGGTCAGCAGCTACGTATTTCAACTTTTATCCTGAACAATGCAGACAGGCCTATTCCTGTTATGGATGGTTGGCATCCTTATTTTAGTACAGGTACCCCGGTCGATGAGCTGGAATTGCAGTTTGCTTCGGAACAAATAGTAGAATTTAATGCGCAACTGATACCAACCGGCAATGTGTTGCCTTACGACAGGTTCCTTGAAGCCCAAAGTTTGGCAGGCATACCGCTGGACAACAGTTTTGTGTTGGATTTCAGCAGGCATAGTGCCCTGGCTACATTGCGGGATCCGCGGAAACGGGTATTGATCCATTTTTACCCGGAACCATGTTATCCAATCCTACAGATCTATATCCCTAATCACCGCAACAGTATTGCGATTGAGCACCTCACCGGTGCCCCGAATGCCTTTAATAACGGCATGGGGCTGGTGACGCTGGAACCCGGCGAAGAACGGGTATTCAGCACAGCCATCACAGCTATAGCATATTAG
- a CDS encoding CsbD family protein, with amino-acid sequence MDTLQIKGAWNEIKGKIKQQYADLTDDDLLYEEGQEDRLIGKIQQKLGKSRDEVIKMLKSV; translated from the coding sequence ATGGATACTTTGCAAATTAAAGGTGCCTGGAATGAGATTAAGGGCAAGATTAAACAGCAATACGCAGATCTGACGGACGATGATTTGCTGTATGAAGAAGGACAGGAAGATCGGTTGATTGGTAAAATTCAGCAAAAGCTGGGCAAGAGCAGGGACGAAGTTATTAAAATGCTAAAATCTGTGTAA
- a CDS encoding lmo0937 family membrane protein has translation MGSLLYIIAVILIIGWLLGFFVYSAGGLIHILLVIAIIAILLQVIRGGS, from the coding sequence ATGGGAAGTCTGTTATATATCATTGCAGTAATACTTATTATCGGTTGGTTGTTAGGCTTCTTTGTATATTCCGCAGGTGGGTTAATCCACATTCTGTTGGTAATAGCGATTATAGCCATTCTTTTACAGGTGATAAGAGGTGGCAGTTGA
- a CDS encoding carboxypeptidase-like regulatory domain-containing protein, producing the protein MKQLPLLLLLVLCSLLAEKSQAQVTLTGTIIDKENGLVLPYASITNKTTGRRSYSDKGGFYKISARKGDMVVFTFLGYNPDSLLVSADDGIVTREIHLVVESRQLHGVEVTTKFTPYQLDSINRRDQFGYILDNPNKPLAGGSTPVGAGIVFSPFTRYSRREKQKREFKKIYAKAEKDKYIDSRYTPLFVSRVTTLKGDSLRLFMMENYPDYDTLRMMPTEDLMYWITDKYKAWKK; encoded by the coding sequence ATGAAACAATTGCCCTTATTGCTCCTGCTGGTACTTTGCAGTCTACTGGCAGAAAAGAGCCAGGCACAGGTTACCCTCACCGGTACGATTATAGACAAGGAGAATGGATTAGTACTGCCATACGCAAGTATTACAAACAAGACAACCGGGCGAAGGTCCTATTCTGATAAGGGCGGTTTTTATAAGATTTCAGCGAGGAAGGGAGACATGGTGGTATTTACTTTTCTTGGGTACAATCCTGATAGCCTGTTAGTCAGTGCCGACGATGGGATCGTGACGAGGGAGATTCACCTGGTAGTAGAGAGCCGGCAATTGCATGGGGTAGAGGTGACCACGAAGTTCACACCTTATCAGCTGGACTCCATCAACAGGCGGGATCAGTTCGGGTATATACTAGATAATCCTAACAAGCCATTGGCAGGTGGTAGTACACCGGTAGGCGCAGGGATCGTGTTTAGTCCATTCACCCGGTATTCAAGAAGGGAGAAACAGAAGCGTGAGTTCAAGAAGATTTATGCCAAGGCTGAAAAAGACAAATACATCGATTCAAGGTATACTCCATTATTTGTGAGCAGGGTGACCACATTAAAAGGAGATAGTCTGAGACTGTTTATGATGGAGAATTATCCGGATTACGATACGCTGAGAATGATGCCGACAGAGGATCTGATGTATTGGATTACGGATAAGTATAAAGCGTGGAAGAAGTAG
- a CDS encoding serine protease translates to MNDTNLIRDIERYLEGDMNMQEKAAFETLCQSNPVVNEQLKAHQHITAQLESYGRRLALQEKMDHIHASLDMDILRDAATPAQTRVIPFRRRLLTNVAAAACIALVTSLSTIALIQKANRQKTTAQYEDVRRVLNNIQRSQNALINDINNKKRVPANPGTYGGTGFAITDNGYVVTNYHVVAGADSIYIQNTKGEAYKATSVFEDISSDLAILKITDSSFRSQPIPYSVKFQKALRGEKVFTLGYPRDEIVYGEGYISAQTGFNGDSAAYQVSIPVNPGNSGAPLMDAKGDVVGIVTGKQTTADGIAFAVKSAQLKRLLEEMPKEKMGKWNHKNRLENLTRVEQIKKLEDFVYMVKVYN, encoded by the coding sequence ATGAATGATACAAATCTAATACGTGATATTGAACGCTATCTGGAAGGCGATATGAATATGCAGGAAAAAGCTGCATTCGAAACGCTGTGTCAGTCCAACCCGGTAGTAAATGAGCAGTTGAAAGCCCATCAGCACATTACGGCACAGCTGGAAAGTTACGGCCGCAGGTTGGCGCTGCAGGAGAAAATGGATCATATCCATGCCTCCCTCGATATGGACATACTGCGTGATGCAGCCACTCCTGCTCAGACCAGGGTCATCCCTTTCCGCAGAAGGTTGCTCACTAACGTTGCGGCCGCTGCCTGTATCGCCCTCGTTACCTCGCTGAGCACGATCGCCCTTATCCAGAAAGCAAACAGACAAAAAACTACCGCACAATATGAGGATGTAAGACGGGTGCTGAACAATATCCAGCGCTCTCAGAACGCCCTCATCAACGATATTAATAATAAGAAGCGGGTACCGGCTAACCCCGGCACTTACGGAGGCACTGGTTTTGCCATTACCGACAATGGATATGTGGTCACTAACTACCATGTGGTAGCAGGGGCTGATTCTATCTATATCCAGAATACCAAAGGAGAAGCTTACAAAGCTACCAGCGTATTCGAAGACATCTCCAGCGATCTGGCGATCTTAAAGATCACTGATAGCTCCTTCAGAAGCCAGCCTATTCCTTATTCCGTAAAATTCCAGAAAGCCCTGCGTGGCGAGAAAGTCTTTACACTGGGCTATCCACGTGACGAGATTGTTTATGGAGAAGGTTATATCAGTGCACAAACTGGTTTCAATGGAGACTCTGCCGCTTACCAGGTATCTATACCTGTAAACCCAGGCAACAGTGGTGCACCACTCATGGATGCAAAAGGTGATGTAGTAGGTATTGTAACCGGCAAACAAACAACTGCTGACGGGATTGCTTTTGCAGTGAAATCAGCACAGCTGAAGCGCCTGCTGGAAGAAATGCCGAAAGAGAAGATGGGTAAATGGAATCACAAGAATCGCCTTGAGAATCTGACCCGCGTAGAACAGATCAAAAAGCTGGAAGACTTCGTATATATGGTGAAAGTCTACAACTGA
- a CDS encoding RNA polymerase sigma factor, with amino-acid sequence MKHNLNIERDRELLLGLTRNDDKALSTIYVENFPAVLRMVLQHKGSEDDAKDLFQEAMIVLYEKAQTSEFDLYSKLKTYLYAICRHLWLKKLQSGSWQLSLPEELEAVIPADNHMEDHDKKDEQFRIMEQSLGNMGEPCKTILEDYYIRKLSMADIAEKFGYTNAENAKNQKYKCLMRLKKLFFDKYKL; translated from the coding sequence GTGAAGCATAATCTGAACATAGAAAGGGATCGGGAATTATTACTGGGACTTACCCGGAATGACGATAAAGCGCTGTCTACCATCTACGTGGAAAATTTTCCGGCCGTATTAAGAATGGTTTTACAGCATAAAGGTTCTGAGGATGATGCAAAAGATCTTTTCCAGGAGGCTATGATCGTACTATATGAGAAAGCACAGACAAGTGAATTTGATCTCTATAGTAAGCTCAAGACCTATTTATACGCCATCTGCCGCCACCTCTGGCTCAAAAAACTCCAGTCGGGCAGCTGGCAGCTCTCCCTGCCGGAGGAACTGGAAGCAGTAATACCGGCAGACAACCATATGGAAGACCATGATAAAAAGGACGAACAGTTCCGCATCATGGAGCAATCTTTGGGTAACATGGGAGAACCCTGCAAGACTATCCTGGAAGATTATTATATCAGGAAACTCTCCATGGCAGATATAGCAGAGAAATTCGGGTACACAAACGCGGAAAATGCAAAGAATCAGAAGTATAAGTGCCTGATGCGATTAAAGAAACTCTTTTTTGATAAATATAAATTATAG
- a CDS encoding prephenate dehydratase — MHIAIQGFEGCFHQIAAQGYYGKDITIECCASFAELIKKVKTQVADAGVMAIENSIAGSILPNYTLLKNSNLHVIGEVYLHIKQHLMALPGTPLEDIREVHSHHMALLQCTDFLDKYPQMKLVETEDTALSAKHVATKKLKTTAAIAGKLAAEIYGLEIIAPNIHTIKNNYTRFLVISPNGVEPAADSNKASVYFQTSHESGSLAKVLTQVASTGINLSKLQSFPMPTKEWNYYFHADFEFEDLVTFQKGISKITPLTEHLKVLGIYKKGKTL; from the coding sequence ATGCACATCGCAATTCAGGGATTCGAAGGGTGTTTTCACCAAATAGCGGCACAAGGATACTATGGAAAGGATATAACGATCGAATGTTGTGCTTCATTCGCGGAATTGATTAAAAAAGTAAAAACGCAGGTAGCCGATGCAGGTGTGATGGCCATCGAAAACTCGATTGCCGGAAGTATACTTCCAAACTACACCCTGCTGAAAAACTCGAACCTGCATGTAATCGGAGAAGTATACCTGCATATCAAACAACATTTGATGGCGCTGCCCGGTACGCCATTGGAAGATATCAGAGAAGTACACAGTCATCATATGGCGCTGTTGCAGTGTACTGACTTCCTGGATAAATATCCGCAAATGAAACTGGTGGAAACTGAAGATACCGCCCTGAGTGCAAAACATGTGGCTACCAAGAAACTGAAAACAACAGCTGCCATCGCGGGCAAACTGGCAGCTGAAATTTATGGTCTGGAAATCATTGCACCCAACATCCATACCATCAAAAACAACTATACCCGCTTTCTGGTTATTTCTCCAAATGGTGTAGAACCTGCGGCAGATTCCAACAAAGCATCTGTATATTTCCAGACATCTCACGAATCTGGTAGTCTGGCAAAGGTGCTGACACAGGTAGCAAGTACAGGTATTAACCTGAGCAAACTGCAGTCTTTCCCAATGCCAACCAAAGAGTGGAACTATTATTTCCACGCCGATTTCGAATTCGAAGATCTGGTTACTTTCCAGAAAGGCATCAGCAAAATCACACCGCTGACTGAACATCTGAAAGTGCTCGGTATCTATAAAAAAGGCAAAACATTATAA
- a CDS encoding pyridoxal phosphate-dependent aminotransferase, whose protein sequence is MNLQVAKRLQQTEEYYFSKKLREIDEMNRAGAKVINLGIGSPDLPPHPSVIEALTENAHRPDTHAYQGYKGIPALRQAMASWYQRYYSVTLDPEKEVLPLIGSKEGIMHICMTYLQEGDEALVPNPGYPTYRSAVNLSGATVRDYDLEEKNGWLPDLDALAKTDLSRVKLMWVNYPHMPTGARFNTTFAEKLIKFANDHNILICHDNPYSFILNAQPQSLLQTPGAKDVVLELNSLSKSSNMAGWRVGMLVGKQEWINEVLRFKSNMDSGMFQPLQMAAVKALELGPEWYAALNEIYTGRRQKVFELLELLNCTFDRDQVGMFVWAKIPATAKDGFTVTDEILQKAQVFITPGGIFGSNGNGYIRVSLCKDEKVFDEVLQRIRAIK, encoded by the coding sequence ATGAACTTACAGGTAGCAAAACGGCTGCAACAAACAGAAGAATACTACTTCTCCAAAAAACTGAGAGAAATAGATGAAATGAACAGGGCTGGTGCCAAAGTGATCAATCTTGGTATTGGTAGTCCTGATCTGCCCCCGCATCCTTCTGTGATCGAGGCATTGACTGAAAATGCTCATCGCCCCGATACGCATGCCTATCAAGGGTACAAAGGAATCCCTGCTTTGCGCCAGGCAATGGCCAGCTGGTATCAGCGCTACTACAGTGTGACCCTTGACCCTGAGAAAGAAGTACTGCCACTGATCGGTTCCAAAGAAGGTATTATGCACATTTGCATGACCTACCTGCAGGAAGGTGATGAGGCCCTGGTACCCAACCCGGGTTACCCTACCTACCGTTCTGCTGTGAACCTGAGTGGTGCTACCGTAAGAGACTATGACCTGGAAGAAAAAAACGGATGGTTGCCTGATCTCGATGCACTGGCGAAAACTGATCTGAGCAGGGTGAAACTGATGTGGGTAAACTATCCGCATATGCCAACCGGTGCCCGTTTCAACACTACCTTTGCAGAAAAGCTGATCAAATTTGCCAACGATCATAATATCCTCATCTGCCACGACAACCCTTACAGCTTTATCCTGAATGCACAGCCACAAAGCTTGTTGCAAACACCAGGTGCGAAGGATGTGGTACTGGAACTGAACTCCCTCAGCAAATCATCTAACATGGCCGGATGGCGCGTGGGTATGCTGGTGGGTAAACAGGAGTGGATCAACGAGGTACTGCGTTTCAAAAGTAATATGGATTCCGGTATGTTCCAGCCATTGCAAATGGCTGCTGTAAAAGCACTGGAACTGGGGCCTGAATGGTATGCAGCACTAAATGAGATCTATACCGGCCGCCGTCAGAAAGTATTTGAACTGCTGGAATTGCTGAACTGTACTTTTGATCGTGACCAGGTAGGTATGTTCGTATGGGCTAAGATACCAGCTACTGCGAAAGACGGATTTACAGTGACGGACGAAATTCTGCAGAAAGCGCAGGTATTTATCACACCGGGTGGTATCTTCGGCAGTAACGGTAATGGATATATAAGAGTGAGCCTGTGTAAAGATGAGAAAGTATTTGACGAAGTGTTGCAAAGGATCAGGGCAATTAAATAA